A single genomic interval of Mauremys reevesii isolate NIE-2019 linkage group 24, ASM1616193v1, whole genome shotgun sequence harbors:
- the LOC120389951 gene encoding toll-like receptor 13: MSPEFPLLASLLLLMPGAVAYGFRNCIQSMENPCSFRCIQRFLKDIISAVGDLPPNATFINISHNFISRLPVASFRHLPHLQQLQLVCNRLETIEDWAFENLGALHTLNLSNNHLANLSEGAFRGLGNLTTLSLSNNPLRTIHPRALQPLGSLRTLDLYSCHLGSFADVACSLQGLRGLRVLNLSRNSLRSLNSSCPLPRSLSILHLCNNSLRAVAGGGPRLLRHIRSLDLSYNNISDVTSFAGAELQNLSYLLLKGNPLDVFHLLNVSSLRPRSLDYSGLHLGNDGVSKVCQRLDKHQLRHLRLQSNNIQELRNAAFSLCPPIRTLDLSWNKLRWLDCVDRWQHKPLESLVVEHNLLNRLGSCQDSSSLETLQNISFRYNRILSVKPWAFRYAPNLRVLRLNINTIAYLDKHALRGLHHLTELRLDNNLLTDLYRPSFADLLRLQTLNLRNNRVSILFPMVFGNLRQLQILDLGGNNIRNLTNKSFSGLSRLSKLYLDGNCIKRISSDIFCPVQATLEVLDLTGNRLQYITKTQHRSPPFRHLHRLYDLKLQAQQPYGMKIIPPKFFQGLAALRSLYLSENKLLSISPDAFDDLAQLQYLSLADSCNGMQDLPPGIFKNLRRLQKLNLENVGLHSLTLEVFGNLSNLSSLLLAKNQLQTVNGSVANALGLLRYLDLRKCPLSCTCENLWFQRWLTNRRVQVVYLYNYSCDSRQQLGYVYSFDTHVCFLDVGLYLFSVTTPALLLLMLLPLVYHRAYWRLKYHFYILRSWVNDRWRRQDGEHFQYDAFVSYNSADEGWVLEQLVPSLESCQGSFHLCLHHRDFELGKSIIDNIVDSIYNSRKTICVISRSYLQSEWCSLEIQLASYRLFEELKDVLVMVLLEAIPDRELSAYHRMRKVMLKKTYICWPPEPAAQRLFWTKLRKALKGSYTEEEEEEKPLLESTSQLG; this comes from the coding sequence ATGAGCCCCGAATTTCCCCTGCTGGCCTCACTGCTGCTCCTCATGCCCGGGGCGGTTGCCTATGGCTTCAGGAACTGTATCCAGTCCATGGAGAACCCGTGCAGCTTCCGGTGCATCCAGCGCTTCCTGAAGGACATAATCAGCGCGGTGGGCGACCTGCCGCCCAATGCCACGTTCATCAACATCTCCCACAACTTCATCAGCCGCCTGCCCGTGGCCAGTTTCCGCCACCTGCCAcacctgcagcagctgcagctggtcTGTAACCGCCTGGAGACGATCGAGGACTGGGCCTTCGAGAACCTTGGGGCCTTGCACACGCTCAACCTGTCCAACAATCACCTGGCCAACCTGTCGGAAGGGGCCTTCCGCGGCCTGGGGAACCTCACCACCCTCTCCCTGAGCAATAACCCCCTGCGCACGATTCACCCCCGTGCCTtgcagcccctgggcagcctCCGCACCTTGGACCTGTACTCCTGCCACCTGGGGAGCTTCGCCGACGTGGCCTGCAGCCTGCAGGGGCTGAGGGGACTGCGGGTGCTGAACCTGTCCCGCAATAGCCTGCGTTCTCTCAATTCCAGCTGTCCACTCCCCCGATCCCTCTCCATCCTGCATCTGTGCAACAACTCACTGCGGGCCGTGGCCGGCGGTGGCCCGCGGCTCCTGCGCCACATCAGGAGCCTGGACCTGTCCTATAACAACATCTCCGACGTCACGTCCTTTGCTGGCGCCGAGCTCCAGAACCTCAGCTACCTGCTGCTGAAGGGGAACCCCTTGGATGTCTTCCACCTTCTAAACGTGTCCAGCCTGCGGCCTCGCAGCCTGGACTACTCCGGCCTGCACTTAGGCAATGACGGCGTGAGCAAGGTCTGCCAACGCTTGGACAAGCACCAGCTCAGGCACCTCCGGCTGCAGAGCAACAACATCCAGGAGCTGAGGAACGCGGCCTTCTCCCTGTGCCCGCCGATCCGGACTCTGGACCTCTCGTGGAACAAGCTCAGGTGGCTGGACTGCGTGGACAGGTGGCAGCACAAGCCTCTGGAGAGCCTGGTGGTGGAACACAACCTGCTGAACCGACTGGGCAGCTGCCAAGACTCCTCCTCTTTGGAGACGCTGCAGAATATCAGCTTCCGCTACAATCGCATCCTCTCGGTCAAACCCTGGGCATTCAGATACGCCCCCAACCTGCGCGTCCTGCGCCTCAACATCAACACCATCGCCTACCTGGACAAACACGCCCTGAGGGGGCTGCACCACCTCACCGAGCTGCGGCTGGACAACAACCTGCTGACCGACCTCTACAGGCCCAGCTTCGCCGACCTGCTCCGGCTCCAGACCCTCAACCTGCGCAATAACCGCGTCTCCATCCTCTTCCCCATGGTCTTCGGGAACCTCCGCCAGCTCCAGATCCTGGACCTGGGCGGCAACAACATCCGCAACCTGACCAACAAGTCGTTCAGCGGGCTCAGCCGCCTCTCCAAACTCTACCTGGATGGCAACTGCATCAAGAGGATCAGCAGCGACATTTTCTGCCCGGTGCAGGCCACGCTGGAGGTGCTGGATCTGACAGGCAACAGGCTGCAGTACATCACCAAGACACAGCACCGGAGCCCGCCCTTCAGGCATCTGCACAGACTCTATGACCTCAAGCTCCAAGCTCAGCAGCCGTACGGCATGAAAATCATCCCCCCCAAGTTCTTCCAAGGCCTGGCCGCCCTGCGCTCCCTCTACCTGTCAGAGAACAAGCTGCTCTCCATCTCCCCGGACGCCTTTGACGACCTGGCCCAGCTGCAGTACCTGAGCCTGGCTGACAGCTGCAATGGCATGCAAGATCTGCCGCCCGGGATCTTCAAAAACCTCCGCCGCCTGCAGAAGCTGAACCTGGAGAACGTGGGGCTGCACTCGCTGACGCTGGAGGTCTTCGGGAACCTCAGCAACTTGAGCTCGCTGCTGCTGGCCAAGAACCAGCTGCAGACCGTCAACGGGAGCGTGGCCAACGCGCTGGGCCTGCTCAGGTACCTGGACCTACGGAAATGCCCCCTGAGCTGCACCTGCGAGAACCTGTGGTTCCAGAGGTGGCTGACCAACCGGCGGGTGCAGGTGGTCTATCTCTACAACTACTCGTGCGACTCCCGCCAGCAGCTGGGCTACGTCTACAGCTTTGACACACACGTCTGCTTCCTGGACGTGGGGCTGTACCTCTTCTCCGTCACCACCCcggcgctgctgctgctcatgctgcTGCCCCTGGTGTACCACCGCGCCTACTGGCGGCTCAAGTACCATTTCTACATCCTGCGCTCCTGGGTGAACGACCGCTGGAGGAGGCAGGACGGGGAGCACTTCCAGTACGATGCCTTCGTCTCCTACAACTCCGCCGACGAGGGGTGGGTGCTGGAGCAGCTGGTGCCGAGCCTGGAGAGCTGCCAGGGCTCCTTCCACCTCTGCCTGCACCACCGGGACTTCGAGCTGGGGAAGAGCATCATTGACAACATCGTGGACAGCATCTACAACAGCCGCAAGACCATCTGCGTCATCAGCCGCAGCTACCTGCAGAGCGAGTGGTGCTCTCTGGAGATCCAGCTGGCCAGCTACCGGCTCTTCGAGGAGCTCAAGGACGTGCTGGTGATGGTGCTCCTGGAGGCCATCCCCGACCGGGAGCTGTCCGCCTACCACCGCATGAGGAAGGTGATGCTCAAGAAGACCTACATCTGCTGGCCCCCGGAGCCTGCGGCCCAGAGGCTTTTCTGGACCAAGCTCCGGAAGGCTCTGAAAGGCAGCTacacggaggaggaggaggaagagaagccgCTCCTGGAGTCCACATCCCAGCTTGGCTAA
- the TMEM145 gene encoding transmembrane protein 145 isoform X2, with the protein MERGRAGGARGLLAALPLLLLLLPAGCGAKYVTGNISTKEDWVFLTRFCFLSDYGRLDFRFRYPEAKCCENILLYFDDPSQWPAVYKQGNKDCLMKESVIRPENNQVINLTTQYAWSGCQVLTQDSVRYLSCASGRSFRSVRERWWYVALSKCGGDGLELEYEMILTNGKSFWTRHFSADEFDITFLLIFLLILLISCYFGYLLKGRQLLHTTYKMFMTAAGVEVLSLLFFCIYWGQYACDGVGNGSLKILAKLLFSISFLVFLLMLILLGKGFTVTRGRISHTGSIKLSVYMTLYTLTHVVLFIYEAEFFDPAQVLYMYESPAGYGLIALQFLAYVWFCYAVLTTLKQCPEKQPFYVPFFAAYTLWFFAVPVTALSANFGIPRWAREKIVNGIQLGIHLYAHAVFLIMTRPSAANKNFPYHVRTSQIGIVEEAAPGPKFPHHVYGNVTFISDSVPNFTELFSIPQGPVRGAAKARKQVEETPAERSTTPSCVVTTSELSRPQVLLKPPSGGETQPPPYQLQAPQLHPPNGYTEYFSMHTGGARPV; encoded by the exons ATggagcggggccgggccgggggggcccGGGGGCTCCTGGCCGCcctcccgctgctgctgctgctgctgcccgcgGGCTGCGGGGCCAAGTACGTGACCGGGAACATCAGCACCAAGGAG GACTGGGTGTTCCTGACCCGATTCTGCTTCCTCTCCGACTATGGACGCCTGGATTTCCGGTTCCGCTACCCAGAG GCCAAGTGCTGTGAGAATATCCTGCTGTACTTTGATGACCCATCGCAATGGCCAGCCGTCTACAAGCAGGGGAACAAG GACTGCCTGATGAAAGAGTCAGTGATCCGGCCGGAAAACAACCAGGTCATTAACCTCACCACGCAGTACGCCTGGTCGGGATGCCAG GTGCTGACCCAGGACTCCGTGCGGTACCTGAGCTGTGCCAGCGGCCGGAGCTTCCGCTCGGTCCGTGAGCGCTGGTGGTATGTGGCCCTCAGCAAGTGTGGG GGCgatgggctggagctggagtATGAGATGATCCTGACCAACGGCAAATCCTTCTGGACCCGGCACTTCTCTGCCGACGAGTTCG ACATcaccttcctcctcatcttcctcctcatcctcctcatctcctgCTACTTCGGCT ATCTGCTCAAGGGACGCCAGCTGCTCCACACCACCTACAAAATGTTCATGACGGCGGCCGGCGTGGAGG tgctGAGCCTGCTGTTCTTCTGCATTTACTGGGGTCAATACGCCTGCGACGGCGTCGGGAACGGCAGCCTCAAGATCCTGG ccaaGCTGCTCTTCTCCATCAGCTTCCTCGTCTTCCTGCTGATGCTCATCCTGCTGGGGAAGGGCTTCACCGTCACCAG GGGCCGGATCAGCCACACGGGCTCCATCAAGCTCTCCGTGTACATGACCCTGTACACGCTCACCCACGTGGTGCTCTTCATCTACGAGGCCGAG ttcttCGACCCTGCGCAGGTGCTGTACATGTACGAGTCGCCGGCCGGCTACGGGCTGATCGCGCTGCAGTTCCTGGCCTACGTCTGGTTCTGCTACGCTGTGCTCACCACGCTCAAGCAGTGCCCCGAAAAACAGCCCTTCTACGTCCCCTTCTTCGCCGCCTACACCCTCTG GTTCTTCGCGGTGCCGGTCACGGCGCTCAGCGCCAACTTCGGCATCCCCCGCTGGGCCCGCGAGAAAATCGTCAACGGGATCCAGCTGGGGATTCACCTGTACGCGCACGCCGTGTTCCTG atcATGACGCGCCCCTCAGCGGCCAACAAGAACTTCCCGTACCACGTGCGCACCTCGCAGATCGGCATCGTGGAGGAGGCGGCGCCCGGCCCCAAGTTCCCCCACCACGTCTACGGCAACGTGACCTTCATCAGCGACTCCGTCCCCAACTTCACCGAGCTCTTCTCCATCCCCCAGGGCCCGGTGCGGGGCGCCGCCAAG GCCCGTAAGCAGGTGGAGGAGACGCCAGCGGAGCGGAGCACGACCCCCAGCTGCGTGGTGACGACATCAGAGCTGAGCAGGCCCCAGGTGCTGCTGAAACCCCCCTCGGGGGGCGAGACCCAGCCCCCCCCATACCAGCTACAGGccccccagctgcacccccccAACGGCTACACCGAGTACTTCAGCATGCACACGGGGGGCGCACGGCCCGTCTAG
- the TMEM145 gene encoding transmembrane protein 145 isoform X1: MERGRAGGARGLLAALPLLLLLLPAGCGAKYVTGNISTKEDWVFLTRFCFLSDYGRLDFRFRYPEAKCCENILLYFDDPSQWPAVYKQGNKDCLMKESVIRPENNQVINLTTQYAWSGCQVLTQDSVRYLSCASGRSFRSVRERWWYVALSKCGGDGLELEYEMILTNGKSFWTRHFSADEFGILETDITFLLIFLLILLISCYFGYLLKGRQLLHTTYKMFMTAAGVEVLSLLFFCIYWGQYACDGVGNGSLKILAKLLFSISFLVFLLMLILLGKGFTVTRGRISHTGSIKLSVYMTLYTLTHVVLFIYEAEFFDPAQVLYMYESPAGYGLIALQFLAYVWFCYAVLTTLKQCPEKQPFYVPFFAAYTLWFFAVPVTALSANFGIPRWAREKIVNGIQLGIHLYAHAVFLIMTRPSAANKNFPYHVRTSQIGIVEEAAPGPKFPHHVYGNVTFISDSVPNFTELFSIPQGPVRGAAKARKQVEETPAERSTTPSCVVTTSELSRPQVLLKPPSGGETQPPPYQLQAPQLHPPNGYTEYFSMHTGGARPV, translated from the exons ATggagcggggccgggccgggggggcccGGGGGCTCCTGGCCGCcctcccgctgctgctgctgctgctgcccgcgGGCTGCGGGGCCAAGTACGTGACCGGGAACATCAGCACCAAGGAG GACTGGGTGTTCCTGACCCGATTCTGCTTCCTCTCCGACTATGGACGCCTGGATTTCCGGTTCCGCTACCCAGAG GCCAAGTGCTGTGAGAATATCCTGCTGTACTTTGATGACCCATCGCAATGGCCAGCCGTCTACAAGCAGGGGAACAAG GACTGCCTGATGAAAGAGTCAGTGATCCGGCCGGAAAACAACCAGGTCATTAACCTCACCACGCAGTACGCCTGGTCGGGATGCCAG GTGCTGACCCAGGACTCCGTGCGGTACCTGAGCTGTGCCAGCGGCCGGAGCTTCCGCTCGGTCCGTGAGCGCTGGTGGTATGTGGCCCTCAGCAAGTGTGGG GGCgatgggctggagctggagtATGAGATGATCCTGACCAACGGCAAATCCTTCTGGACCCGGCACTTCTCTGCCGACGAGTTCG gaatcctggagACAGACATcaccttcctcctcatcttcctcctcatcctcctcatctcctgCTACTTCGGCT ATCTGCTCAAGGGACGCCAGCTGCTCCACACCACCTACAAAATGTTCATGACGGCGGCCGGCGTGGAGG tgctGAGCCTGCTGTTCTTCTGCATTTACTGGGGTCAATACGCCTGCGACGGCGTCGGGAACGGCAGCCTCAAGATCCTGG ccaaGCTGCTCTTCTCCATCAGCTTCCTCGTCTTCCTGCTGATGCTCATCCTGCTGGGGAAGGGCTTCACCGTCACCAG GGGCCGGATCAGCCACACGGGCTCCATCAAGCTCTCCGTGTACATGACCCTGTACACGCTCACCCACGTGGTGCTCTTCATCTACGAGGCCGAG ttcttCGACCCTGCGCAGGTGCTGTACATGTACGAGTCGCCGGCCGGCTACGGGCTGATCGCGCTGCAGTTCCTGGCCTACGTCTGGTTCTGCTACGCTGTGCTCACCACGCTCAAGCAGTGCCCCGAAAAACAGCCCTTCTACGTCCCCTTCTTCGCCGCCTACACCCTCTG GTTCTTCGCGGTGCCGGTCACGGCGCTCAGCGCCAACTTCGGCATCCCCCGCTGGGCCCGCGAGAAAATCGTCAACGGGATCCAGCTGGGGATTCACCTGTACGCGCACGCCGTGTTCCTG atcATGACGCGCCCCTCAGCGGCCAACAAGAACTTCCCGTACCACGTGCGCACCTCGCAGATCGGCATCGTGGAGGAGGCGGCGCCCGGCCCCAAGTTCCCCCACCACGTCTACGGCAACGTGACCTTCATCAGCGACTCCGTCCCCAACTTCACCGAGCTCTTCTCCATCCCCCAGGGCCCGGTGCGGGGCGCCGCCAAG GCCCGTAAGCAGGTGGAGGAGACGCCAGCGGAGCGGAGCACGACCCCCAGCTGCGTGGTGACGACATCAGAGCTGAGCAGGCCCCAGGTGCTGCTGAAACCCCCCTCGGGGGGCGAGACCCAGCCCCCCCCATACCAGCTACAGGccccccagctgcacccccccAACGGCTACACCGAGTACTTCAGCATGCACACGGGGGGCGCACGGCCCGTCTAG
- the TMEM145 gene encoding transmembrane protein 145 isoform X3, with product MKESVIRPENNQVINLTTQYAWSGCQVLTQDSVRYLSCASGRSFRSVRERWWYVALSKCGGDGLELEYEMILTNGKSFWTRHFSADEFGILETDITFLLIFLLILLISCYFGYLLKGRQLLHTTYKMFMTAAGVEVLSLLFFCIYWGQYACDGVGNGSLKILAKLLFSISFLVFLLMLILLGKGFTVTRGRISHTGSIKLSVYMTLYTLTHVVLFIYEAEFFDPAQVLYMYESPAGYGLIALQFLAYVWFCYAVLTTLKQCPEKQPFYVPFFAAYTLWFFAVPVTALSANFGIPRWAREKIVNGIQLGIHLYAHAVFLIMTRPSAANKNFPYHVRTSQIGIVEEAAPGPKFPHHVYGNVTFISDSVPNFTELFSIPQGPVRGAAKARKQVEETPAERSTTPSCVVTTSELSRPQVLLKPPSGGETQPPPYQLQAPQLHPPNGYTEYFSMHTGGARPV from the exons ATGAAAGAGTCAGTGATCCGGCCGGAAAACAACCAGGTCATTAACCTCACCACGCAGTACGCCTGGTCGGGATGCCAG GTGCTGACCCAGGACTCCGTGCGGTACCTGAGCTGTGCCAGCGGCCGGAGCTTCCGCTCGGTCCGTGAGCGCTGGTGGTATGTGGCCCTCAGCAAGTGTGGG GGCgatgggctggagctggagtATGAGATGATCCTGACCAACGGCAAATCCTTCTGGACCCGGCACTTCTCTGCCGACGAGTTCG gaatcctggagACAGACATcaccttcctcctcatcttcctcctcatcctcctcatctcctgCTACTTCGGCT ATCTGCTCAAGGGACGCCAGCTGCTCCACACCACCTACAAAATGTTCATGACGGCGGCCGGCGTGGAGG tgctGAGCCTGCTGTTCTTCTGCATTTACTGGGGTCAATACGCCTGCGACGGCGTCGGGAACGGCAGCCTCAAGATCCTGG ccaaGCTGCTCTTCTCCATCAGCTTCCTCGTCTTCCTGCTGATGCTCATCCTGCTGGGGAAGGGCTTCACCGTCACCAG GGGCCGGATCAGCCACACGGGCTCCATCAAGCTCTCCGTGTACATGACCCTGTACACGCTCACCCACGTGGTGCTCTTCATCTACGAGGCCGAG ttcttCGACCCTGCGCAGGTGCTGTACATGTACGAGTCGCCGGCCGGCTACGGGCTGATCGCGCTGCAGTTCCTGGCCTACGTCTGGTTCTGCTACGCTGTGCTCACCACGCTCAAGCAGTGCCCCGAAAAACAGCCCTTCTACGTCCCCTTCTTCGCCGCCTACACCCTCTG GTTCTTCGCGGTGCCGGTCACGGCGCTCAGCGCCAACTTCGGCATCCCCCGCTGGGCCCGCGAGAAAATCGTCAACGGGATCCAGCTGGGGATTCACCTGTACGCGCACGCCGTGTTCCTG atcATGACGCGCCCCTCAGCGGCCAACAAGAACTTCCCGTACCACGTGCGCACCTCGCAGATCGGCATCGTGGAGGAGGCGGCGCCCGGCCCCAAGTTCCCCCACCACGTCTACGGCAACGTGACCTTCATCAGCGACTCCGTCCCCAACTTCACCGAGCTCTTCTCCATCCCCCAGGGCCCGGTGCGGGGCGCCGCCAAG GCCCGTAAGCAGGTGGAGGAGACGCCAGCGGAGCGGAGCACGACCCCCAGCTGCGTGGTGACGACATCAGAGCTGAGCAGGCCCCAGGTGCTGCTGAAACCCCCCTCGGGGGGCGAGACCCAGCCCCCCCCATACCAGCTACAGGccccccagctgcacccccccAACGGCTACACCGAGTACTTCAGCATGCACACGGGGGGCGCACGGCCCGTCTAG